A genomic segment from Amphiura filiformis chromosome 10, Afil_fr2py, whole genome shotgun sequence encodes:
- the LOC140162058 gene encoding neurotrypsin-like: MEIIPQLDLPGKAFVDVRLRDGSVSHEGRVEIFYPRFGDWGTICDDYWGIKEASLICRQLGFEGVLSSHTRQFGTGDKYPWLDNVRCIGNETSIDECWHQGWWEDNCYSYQNVGVVCQPAKLTGSSSQLQGIAEVFIEDSWLNICHTRRDEANAAVLCHQLGFGEVMSTYAVVTTVTSGVLLDCHGHETNTLECPFITSDNCTDILALSCEGRITSL, from the exons atggagataattccgcag ttagatttaccag GTAAAGCTTTTGTAGACGTCCGTCTTCGTGATGGTTCCGTCTCGCATGAAGGCCGCGTAGAGATATTCTACCCTCGTTTTGGTGACTGGGGCACGATTTGTGATGACTATTGGGGTATCAAAGAAGCATCTCTTATCTGCCGTCAATTGGGTTTTGAAGGGGTTTTGTCATCTCATACCCGACAATTTGGAACAGGTGATAAGTATCCATGGCTAGATAATGTTCGTTGCATTGGAAACGAGACAAGTATTGATGAATGTTGGCATCAAGGATGGTGGGAGGATAACTGTTATAGTTATCAAAATGTTGGCGTTGTATGTCAACCAG CTAAACTAACAGGCAGTAGTTCACAATTGCAAGGTATAGCCGAAGTTTTTATAGAAGACAGTTGGTTAAATATCTGCCATACGCGACGAGACGAGGCCAATGCAGCAGTACTTTGCCATCAACTAGGATTTGGAGAAGTAATGTCGACCTATGCTGTTGTGACAACAGTGACGTCAGGTGTCTTACTTGATTGTCATGGACATGAGACTAACACGCTGGAATGTCCGTTTATTACAAGTGATAACTGCACTGATATACTTGCTCTAAGCTGTGAAGGTAGGATCACTTCTCTATAG